CGTGCCACACTCTTGAGGGGCTGGGAGGCATGAGGAAATCCAGATTTCTCGTCAAATAATTCTTGTCTGACACCATGGTGGATCGTAGTTCTTATAAACACCATTGTTGATCTGATAAATTCATCACAAGTTGATGGTATGGGAGTTCAATTGAAATAATTTTCGGGGTACATGACAGAGATGATGGGTTGGGTTTGTTCTTTCTTGTAGTTAAGTCTCTGCCTTGGGTTGCTAACTGTGGTATACTGGTGATCCAGTTCCGGGTGATTGTAAACCTTAAAGAGTTGCTGAACGTGTCACAAAAGCTTCTGCATATTAATAAAAAATGTTATATCGGCCAATTCTCAATTGTGGGCCCAAATGTAACGGACTGTAATTCTACACTTCCAAAAATTCAGGCAGACTAGAGTTTCAGCAAGTTACATCGGACAAATCCGCAAAAGATGTTTTTCCACATTATCTGACGAGATTCATATGCATTCAGTCTCAGAGTTAGCCTCTGTGGATAGAGGGTGACATTTAGTTCAAAATTTAATAGACTGAAGCTGCCAAAATAACTATCCTTCATTCGAACAGCCCCTAAACTTTGGTAAACACAAGCTATCTTCGAAATATGATGAGTCTATTTGAGGCTTCATGAGCTGCCATGCCCAGTTTAAGAGCTTCTACGCCTTTGTTGCAGTCGGCACCGGGGCAGGCAGTGCGAGCACGCAGAAACCCGGGTGATCTGGTACCTCGTCAGCATTTAGCAAAAGCATTTTCTGAGGCTTGATCGGCACTGGTCGGTCAGCATTCAGCAAAAGCATTTTCCTCGGCTTGATCTGCACAGATGCGGGTTTGCACTGCCGGTCATTGCTCTTGGGCGGTGCAGATAGAGCCTTGCTACCGGCCATGTTTTCTGCAATTGATGTCCAGGCAGGGGCGTGGGTGGCTTTCGCCGGTGCTGACCTGCAAGTCCGGCGACCGCGCTTGTGCTTCGTGAACAGAGGTTCGGTAAAGTCATCCTTGTCGGCGACTCGCGCCGGAGCAGAGCCTTTCAATGGAGTTTGGGTACCATCCTCCTTGTCGGCCACTAGCGGCGGCTCGCAGCCTTCTAATGGAGCTTGGGTACCATGCTCCTTGTTGGTGCCTAGCCCCGGAGCAGAGCCTTCAGGTTGGGTACCATCCTCCTTGACCACAACTAGTGCCGGAGGAGAGGCTTCTGATGGAGCTTGGGTACCATCCTCCTTGTCAGCGACTAGAGGTGGAGCAGAGCCTTCTAATGGAGCTTGGGTACCAACCTCCTTGTCGGCGGCTAGCGTCAGAGCAGAACCTTCCACGAGCGCCAATTCGCAAGGCTGGGTGCTGCGCTCCGGCACAGGAGTGTCACCGCTGTCATCCTCCCCCGTTACTGACGGCGCGGTAGAGCCGTCGTTGGCCACCGCAAGTGCCAGCTCCCGCTGTTGCCCATCATTGTTGTCAGTGGTGGATGGACCATCAGCGCTGTCCGTGGCGAGCGCTTCGCCGGAGACGTCGGCGGCGGTGGTCTGCGGCAGCACGCGAGGCCGTCCACGGCCGCGCTTGGTCGTCGTGGATGGCGGCTTCCTCCCCCCTTTCTTGCCGGCAGCTGGCGTCGAGCCATCCTTCCGAGGTCGACCACGGCCGCGCTTGCCCTCTGTGGCTGGAGACCCAGCACTCGGCGCCACCGCCGCGGCCGGCGCCACAGCCGCGGCCGGCGCCACCGCCGCGGCCGGCGCCTGCGCGCGATCCTTGGGAGGCCGGCCCCGGCGCTTGGGCGCCGCGGACGGGGACTGGCTCCTCCCCTCGTTGGCAGCCGCCGGCTtcggcgtcggcgtcggcgcCGGCGCCGAGCCATCCCTCCGCGGCCGTCCCCGTCCGCGCTTGGGCtcagccggcggcggcggggcatcCGCGAGCTCGAGCACGGGCTCGGGCTCGTCGTCGTCGAGGGGGAGCGAGTACCGCCCGGTGGCGGCGCGCACGAAGAGGCCCTCGGCGACGTGCTTGGCGAGGTAGTGGCGGAGGAACCTGTCGTGCGCGGCGGGGACGCCGGGGTGCCTGGCGCGGATGAAGCCCGAGATGGCGGCCTCCGCCGAGCCGCCGCCCTCGCCCAGCTCCGCGATCGCCTCGCCGATCATCTGCAGAGCACCAAAAACGAGGACGCGACGTCAGCGCGCGGCGCATCCGAACTCCATTCCCCATTTTTGCCATCGGAACCAAGATAAAGGACGAGGTAATCTGGATTGAGCAAGCGCGACGGGAGCGATTCCTCTTCGCGACGGATGCAGCAGTCACTGGGTGATTTGATTTCTGATTTGGGTTCGGGTGGGCGGAGATTAGCAGAGCAAATCTTGCGGTGAATGGAATTGACTAGAGAAGTGGGGAGGAATAAGTAGAGTAGTAAGAGCGTCGTAAAAGGCGATTAATccggggggaggaggaggaggagtaagTACCCATGAATACGGTGGGTGATCCGGCGTGGGCTGCTCCCGACGCTTGGGTGCGGCGGCCTCCGCCGCCGGCGTCGAGGACGAAGACTCTCCAACCGGCGCGAGGGCCAGCATTGCGCAGAGGTGGTTGGATTGGGTGGGGGGCGGCGAAGGAAGAGAGGAAGGGGGAGGGCGCAAATGTAGAAGAGAggcggttttttttttttttttttttttgagggatagAAGAGAGGCGGGTTTAAGAtggggagaagcggaagaaggcgCCTGGTGCTCTGTTTCCGGGGAAGACTCAACTCCGTGTTTGGACCAAATTGCCCTTCTTTGTTCAACAGAGCGAAGCTTTTGTTCTCTGTCATTTGGTGCTTCTCTTTCTCCCTCATTTTGTCCTGCCTCCGTTTTGAGTGTAGATATTTTGGTAGTAAAATGCCAACTTTACTAAAAAATATATAATGATCATGGATATTTTCTTCAGAATATGAAACGTTAAGTATTCCATCCGTCTCAGTTTAACAGGTGCGCATGTAGTTTAAAAAATTGCTATGaccattattttggtcaataaaatatgaaatatatgttacaaaaattatattatTGAAGCTTTTTTGCATACGAATCTAATGATATAGATTTTATAGACATGAAAATTATATTTTATTAACTAAATTAATAATTAAAGTTTATCTTCAAGTACGCACATGCTTGTTAAACTGAAACGAAAGAAATACAGTACATAGTTTTGGCGTCGGGAACATTACACACTAATACACCTAACATTTTGATGTCGCAccgtaaaaaaaaaatttggtgCCACACTTCGAAGCAAAGGATCTATAGCACAGTAATGTGCCATGCCCGTCCGTACGGTGTGTTACGCTCACTTAATCTCGTCTACAGAAAGAACCAGCGCTCTACTGTAGACATTGAAAATACACCGGTAGGATCCCAGCGACAAACCTGAAACCCCGCGCCGGACAGATTATGGCGTTCAGCTGCCTGTCCAAACTCCGAAAAGTTTATTTGTGTGTAATAAATGGTTAAATCTAACAAAATAAAAGTAGGAGTAGTAAAAACTAGCCTTTGAAAGCGGCAACCCACGCCAGCGCACCCGATTCAATCGGTCCGACTTCCGTGCACTGccggagatgctctaaggtttCTACATGGTTATAGTAGCACACACCATAAGTTCAGTT
This region of Lolium perenne isolate Kyuss_39 chromosome 2, Kyuss_2.0, whole genome shotgun sequence genomic DNA includes:
- the LOC127335794 gene encoding uncharacterized protein is translated as MLALAPVGESSSSTPAAEAAAPKRREQPTPDHPPYSWMIGEAIAELGEGGGSAEAAISGFIRARHPGVPAAHDRFLRHYLAKHVAEGLFVRAATGRYSLPLDDDEPEPVLELADAPPPPAEPKRGRGRPRRDGSAPAPTPTPKPAAANEGRSQSPSAAPKRRGRPPKDRAQAPAAAVAPAAAVAPAAAVAPSAGSPATEGKRGRGRPRKDGSTPAAGKKGGRKPPSTTTKRGRGRPRVLPQTTAADVSGEALATDSADGPSTTDNNDGQQRELALAVANDGSTAPSVTGEDDSGDTPVPERSTQPCELALVEGSALTLAADKEVGTQAPLEGSAPPLVADKEDGTQAPSEASPPALVVVKEDGTQPEGSAPGLGTNKEHGTQAPLEGCEPPLVADKEDGTQTPLKGSAPARVADKDDFTEPLFTKHKRGRRTCRSAPAKATHAPAWTSIAENMAGSKALSAPPKSNDRQCKPASVQIKPRKMLLLNADRPVPIKPQKMLLLNADEVPDHPGFCVLALPAPVPTATKA